One genomic window of Citrobacter sp. Marseille-Q6884 includes the following:
- the rna gene encoding ribonuclease I: protein MTSRWRYSTLLVALALPLSVAQADELQAKQYGDFDSYVLALSWQTGFCQSQHERNRQEPDECRLQKETANKADFLTVHGLWPSLPKSIAARGVDNRRWMRFGCATRPIPNLPEARASRKCASPETGLSLENAAKLSAVMPGAGGKSCLERYEYAKHGACFGFDPDAYFGTMVRLNSDIKNSALGKFLAENYGKTVSRNAFDAAVAKSWGKENVKAVKLSCHSNPAYLTEIQFSLKADTINQALSAQSFLPQPHPGNCGKQFIIDKSGY, encoded by the coding sequence ATGACATCAAGATGGCGTTATTCCACATTACTGGTCGCGCTTGCGCTCCCCCTTTCGGTTGCTCAGGCCGACGAACTTCAGGCAAAACAGTACGGTGATTTTGACAGCTATGTGCTGGCACTCTCCTGGCAAACGGGCTTCTGCCAGAGTCAACACGAGCGTAACCGCCAGGAGCCCGACGAATGTCGCCTGCAAAAAGAGACAGCAAACAAAGCCGATTTCCTGACCGTGCATGGCCTGTGGCCCAGCCTGCCTAAATCGATCGCCGCCCGCGGGGTGGACAATCGTCGCTGGATGCGTTTTGGTTGCGCCACACGCCCTATTCCCAATCTGCCGGAAGCCCGGGCCAGTCGCAAATGCGCTTCACCCGAAACCGGTTTGTCGCTGGAAAACGCCGCGAAACTGAGCGCCGTTATGCCCGGCGCAGGCGGAAAATCCTGTCTGGAGCGTTACGAATATGCCAAACACGGTGCCTGCTTTGGGTTTGATCCTGACGCGTACTTCGGCACGATGGTGCGACTGAACAGCGATATCAAAAACAGCGCATTGGGGAAATTTCTGGCGGAGAATTACGGAAAAACGGTCAGCCGCAATGCTTTTGACGCCGCGGTTGCCAAATCGTGGGGCAAAGAGAATGTGAAAGCAGTGAAATTAAGCTGCCACAGCAACCCCGCCTATCTGACGGAAATTCAGTTCTCCCTGAAAGCCGACACCATCAACCAGGCATTATCCGCTCAGTCATTCCTGCCGCAACCGCATCCAGGTAATTGCGGTAAACAGTTTATTATCGACAAGTCAGGATATTAA
- the rnk gene encoding nucleoside diphosphate kinase regulator: MSRPTIIINDLDAERIDRLLEQPAYAGLPIADALNAELDRAQMCSPETMPHDVVTMNSRVKFRNLSDGEIRVRTLVYPANMTDSNTQLSVMAPVGAALLGLRVGDTIHWELPGGASTHLEVIALEYQPEAAGDYLR; this comes from the coding sequence ATGTCCAGACCAACTATTATCATTAACGACCTCGATGCTGAACGCATTGACCGCCTGTTGGAGCAACCTGCGTATGCTGGTTTACCGATTGCCGACGCATTAAACGCCGAGCTGGATCGTGCTCAAATGTGTTCACCTGAAACCATGCCGCATGATGTTGTCACCATGAACAGCCGCGTGAAGTTTCGCAATCTGAGTGACGGCGAAATCCGTGTGCGTACTCTGGTGTATCCGGCCAACATGACGGACAGCAATACACAGCTTTCGGTCATGGCGCCCGTTGGGGCTGCACTTCTGGGTCTGCGCGTGGGTGATACTATCCACTGGGAACTGCCAGGCGGAGCATCAACCCACCTCGAAGTCATTGCGCTTGAGTATCAACCCGAAGCGGCGGGCGACTACCTGCGCTAA
- a CDS encoding alpha/beta fold hydrolase yields the protein MSQYDKLTLKDGSYLHFKDWGSGQPIVFSHGWPLTADAFEDQMLFLGSKGFRVIAHDRRGHGRSAQPWDGNNMDQYADDLAELTAHLNLKDAVHVGHSTGGGEVARYIGRHGTQRVAKAVLISAVTPIMIKTDFNPNGVPKEVFDGIREGVVNDRAAFFYELTAAFYGYNRPGAKESKAVRESFVEQGLQGSIKALYDCIHAFSETDLRGDLQKMTIPTLVIHGDDDQIVPFETCGKVAAEILPDAQLKVYTGGSHGICTTHKQQINGDLLSFIQS from the coding sequence ATGAGCCAGTACGACAAACTTACCTTGAAAGACGGCAGCTATTTGCATTTTAAAGACTGGGGGAGTGGGCAGCCCATTGTGTTCAGTCATGGTTGGCCGTTGACGGCAGATGCGTTTGAAGATCAGATGCTGTTCCTCGGGTCGAAAGGATTTCGTGTGATCGCCCATGACAGGCGTGGACATGGGCGATCGGCCCAACCCTGGGATGGCAACAATATGGATCAGTATGCTGATGATCTGGCCGAACTGACCGCACATCTCAATCTCAAAGATGCAGTTCATGTCGGGCACTCTACCGGCGGCGGCGAAGTGGCGCGCTATATTGGCCGCCATGGGACGCAACGGGTGGCAAAGGCAGTGTTAATTAGTGCGGTGACGCCCATCATGATCAAGACCGACTTTAACCCAAACGGCGTGCCAAAAGAGGTGTTCGACGGTATCCGTGAAGGTGTTGTGAACGATCGCGCCGCCTTTTTCTATGAACTGACCGCCGCATTCTATGGTTACAACCGTCCGGGCGCAAAAGAGTCGAAGGCCGTCCGGGAAAGCTTTGTTGAACAAGGTTTACAAGGTTCTATCAAAGCGTTGTATGACTGTATACACGCGTTTTCAGAAACCGATCTGCGTGGGGACCTTCAAAAGATGACCATCCCAACGCTGGTGATCCACGGTGATGACGATCAGATTGTCCCGTTTGAAACCTGCGGTAAGGTGGCGGCGGAAATCCTTCCGGACGCGCAGTTGAAAGTGTATACCGGTGGTTCTCATGGTATTTGCACGACCCATAAACAACAGATCAACGGCGATCTGCTGAGCTTTATCCAGTCGTAA